The proteins below are encoded in one region of Papilio machaon chromosome 27, ilPapMach1.1, whole genome shotgun sequence:
- the LOC106711043 gene encoding uncharacterized protein LOC106711043 isoform X1 translates to MAVRWYRFRKYQIVIIFILILCIFYYISLQDNLHREENLDITRRKSVIEYIEEKLQEALKEDKGTGCEIPKLDPFAKEVTKFDKILPKVVCQGKDWVKCYHSECRVIKEILDTTTDIVCIYNDIIYINDAEYIIGEDVIVKGNNSYLLMRSDHVKVKCTGSHIDSILPSKWKGHSLGFRSSVHPKTPPKGRENTLNVLILGFDSTSHNGFVRRMPKSYKVLKDEFKATILKGYNIVGDGTPAALFPILTGKTELELPDVRKKMNNNGSLDNMPFIFYKLKEDGYRTAYFEDMPWIGTFQYRFKGFKHRPADHYLRAFYLEESSGGKKWWNVGSNNKYCVGDTPQYKLMLNITDQFLKLDGKKFCFTFIADITHDDFNMISTADEHLVDFLRGFRQAGHMENTLLMVMGDHGPRYAYIRDTLQGKLEERLPLMAIVLPESLKRERPFVEDVLRGNAEVLSTPHDIYATVLDVLHMRQHWNTYKVTGADLTRGLTLLEPIPRNRSCSEAGIEPHWCACLAWRNVSEEDPLYQRTAEALVNYINSLTEEVRDKCAVRTLTSISWVMRQRGNSRMLSFVAAKDADGYVGQFGAKVRVPRENYQVKIIVGPSRGVYEASMIYVTSEDKFEINSRDISRTNAYNNEPSCISATHPHLNMYCYCND, encoded by the exons atggcGGTGAGATGGTATAGGTTCAGGAAATATCAAATTGTgatcatatttatattgatattgtgcatcttttattatatatcacTTCAAGATAATCTTCATAGAGAGGAAAATTTAGACATAACTAGACG aaaGTCAGTGATCGA atacATAGAAGAAAAATTACAAGAGGCGTTAAAAGAAGACAAAGGTACAGGATGTGAGATACCAAAATTGGATCCCTTTGCCAAGGAAGTGACAAAGTTTGACAAGATATTGCCTAAAGTTGTATGCCAGGGTAAAGATTGGGTTAAATGCTAT CATTCAGAATGCAGAGTAATAAAGGAGATTTTAGATACAACGACGGatatagtatgtatatataacgatattatatacataaatgatGCGGAATATATAATAGGCGAAGATGTTATAGTGAAGGGAAATAACTCTTATTTGCTTATGAGAAGTGATCATGTTAAAGTGAAATGTACCGGTAGCCATATAGACAG cataTTACCATCGAAATGGAAAGGCCATAGTTTAGGTTTCCGTTCCTCTGTCCACCCCAAAACTCCCCCAAAGGGTAgagaaaatactttaaatgtgttaatattAGGATTCGACTCCACTTCCCATAATGGTTTTGTCCGACGGATGCCGAAGAGTTATAAGGTTTTAAAAGATGAGTTCAAAGCGACTATATTGAAGGG TTATAATATAGTAGGAGATGGTACACCTGCAGCTTTGTTCCCAATATTAACTGGTAAAACGGAATTAGAATTACCCGATGTTAGAAAGAAGATGAACAACAATGGTAGTTTGGATAATATGCCTTTCATATTCTATAAGTTAAAAGAAGATGG gTATCGTACCGCATATTTCGAAGATATGCCATGGATAGGTACATTCCAGTATCGTTTCAAAGGTTTCAAACATCGACCAGCGGATCATTACTTGAGAGCGTTTTACCTCGAAGAATCCAGCGGTGGTAAAAAATGGTGGAATGTAGgctctaataataaatattgtgtagGAGACACGCCGCAGTATAAACTTATGCTTAATATTACTGATCAA ttCCTGAAGCTGGATGGCAAGAAATTCTGCTTCACTTTCATAGCTGACATCACACACGATGACTTCAACATGATATCTACAGCTGATGAACATCTGGTGGACTTCCTGCGAGGGTTCAGACAAGCTGGTCACATGGAGAACACGCTGCTCATGGTCATGGGAGACCACGGGCCTAG GTATGCCTACATAAGAGATACACTTCAAGGCAAATTAGAAGAACGTTTGCCTTTAATGGCTATAGTACTGCCGGAGTCATTGAAACGCGAGCGACCTTTCGTTGAAGATGTATTACGTGGTAATGCAGAGGTTCTGTCCACCCCACATGATATCTACGCGACTGTACTCGATGTGCTCCACATGAGGCAACACTGGAACACTTATAAAGTGACTGGAGCAGATCTAACTAGAGGATTGACTTTGTTGGAACCG ATACCAAGGAATAGGTCGTGCAGTGAGGCAGGCATAGAGCCTCACTGGTGTGCTTGCCTCGCATGGAGAAATGTCTCTGAGGAAGATCCTCTCTATCAGAGAACTGCTGAGGcattagttaattatattaactcTCTCACAGAGGAAGTTAG GGACAAGTGCGCGGTCCGCACTCTGACTTCTATATCTTGGGTGATGCGTCAACGCGGCAACAGTCGCATGCTATCATTCGTTGCGGCAAAAGACGCTGACGGTTATGTCGGTCAGTTTGGTGCGAAAGTCCGTGTTCCGAGAGAGAACTATCAAGTTAAA ATAATTGTGGGTCCAAGTAGAGGTGTGTATGAAGCTTCTATGATATACGTAACTTCGGAGGATAAATTCGAGATAAATTCACGTGATATATCTAGAACTAATGC ATATAATAATGAGCCGAGTTGTATTAGCGCGACACATCCACACCTCAATATGTACTGCTACTGCAATGACTGA
- the LOC106711042 gene encoding neural/ectodermal development factor IMP-L2, giving the protein MFYLVLLFAAAALLSGGRSSNVNRHMKLLELDNNILNMQSKQATKKFIALIKKPNPVSFHSTGAPLELTCEAVGTPAPSIHWFKNDAPVYEYDLESNEIIDTNPTSLARVSSTLLVRAGGAAGAEYSCLAVAGHNTLRASTKVYNSNGSTDLSERNKLLPFAPRILVTYKVLVDCIGCNVVLPCRARGHPRPMFSWRDNTGRPVGNDPRMKVLRSGELIISTLLWTDLGEFTCRATNMFGSTLATTFVYPARPE; this is encoded by the exons ATGTTCTACTTAGTTCTGCTATTCGCCGCCGCGGCGCTACTGAGCGGGGGTCGCTCCTCAAATGTCAACCGACACATGAAACTATTGGAATTGGataataatatcttaaata TGCAATCAAAGCAGGCGACAAAGAAATTCATAGCTCTAATAAAGAAGCCAAACCCTGTTAGCTTCCACTCGACTGGAGCCCCGCTGGAGTTGACATGCGAAGCTGTGGGTACTCCAGCGCCATCTATACACTGGTTTAAAAACGACGCGCCCGTTTATGAG TATGACTTAGAGTCTAACGAGATAATAGACACGAATCCTACGTCCCTTGCTCGTGTGTCGTCGACGCTGCTGGTGCGTGCGGGGGGCGCTGCGGGCGCGGAGTACTCCTGCCTGGCGGTCGCGGGACACAACACACTTCGTGCCTCAACTAAAGTCTATAACTCAA ATGGCAGCACCGACCTATCAGAGCGCAATAAGCTGCTTCCTTTCGCGCCGCGAATCCTGGTGACGTACAAAGTGCTAGTGGACTGCATCGGATGCAACGTGGTGCTGCCGTGTCGCGCTCGCGGACACCCGCGTCCTATGTTCTCCTGGCGCGACAATACCGGCCGGCCCGTCGGCAACGACCCAAGAATGAAG GTGCTACGTTCGGGCGAGCTGATAATATCTACTCTGCTTTGGACAGACCTCGGCGAGTTCACTTGCCGTGCGACGAACATGTTCGGGAGCACGCTCGCCACCACTTTCGTCTACCCCGCGCGA CCTGAATGA
- the LOC106711043 gene encoding uncharacterized protein LOC106711043 isoform X2 yields the protein MAVRWYRFRKYQIVIIFILILCIFYYISLQDNLHREENLDITRRYIEEKLQEALKEDKGTGCEIPKLDPFAKEVTKFDKILPKVVCQGKDWVKCYHSECRVIKEILDTTTDIVCIYNDIIYINDAEYIIGEDVIVKGNNSYLLMRSDHVKVKCTGSHIDSILPSKWKGHSLGFRSSVHPKTPPKGRENTLNVLILGFDSTSHNGFVRRMPKSYKVLKDEFKATILKGYNIVGDGTPAALFPILTGKTELELPDVRKKMNNNGSLDNMPFIFYKLKEDGYRTAYFEDMPWIGTFQYRFKGFKHRPADHYLRAFYLEESSGGKKWWNVGSNNKYCVGDTPQYKLMLNITDQFLKLDGKKFCFTFIADITHDDFNMISTADEHLVDFLRGFRQAGHMENTLLMVMGDHGPRYAYIRDTLQGKLEERLPLMAIVLPESLKRERPFVEDVLRGNAEVLSTPHDIYATVLDVLHMRQHWNTYKVTGADLTRGLTLLEPIPRNRSCSEAGIEPHWCACLAWRNVSEEDPLYQRTAEALVNYINSLTEEVRDKCAVRTLTSISWVMRQRGNSRMLSFVAAKDADGYVGQFGAKVRVPRENYQVKIIVGPSRGVYEASMIYVTSEDKFEINSRDISRTNAYNNEPSCISATHPHLNMYCYCND from the exons atggcGGTGAGATGGTATAGGTTCAGGAAATATCAAATTGTgatcatatttatattgatattgtgcatcttttattatatatcacTTCAAGATAATCTTCATAGAGAGGAAAATTTAGACATAACTAGACG atacATAGAAGAAAAATTACAAGAGGCGTTAAAAGAAGACAAAGGTACAGGATGTGAGATACCAAAATTGGATCCCTTTGCCAAGGAAGTGACAAAGTTTGACAAGATATTGCCTAAAGTTGTATGCCAGGGTAAAGATTGGGTTAAATGCTAT CATTCAGAATGCAGAGTAATAAAGGAGATTTTAGATACAACGACGGatatagtatgtatatataacgatattatatacataaatgatGCGGAATATATAATAGGCGAAGATGTTATAGTGAAGGGAAATAACTCTTATTTGCTTATGAGAAGTGATCATGTTAAAGTGAAATGTACCGGTAGCCATATAGACAG cataTTACCATCGAAATGGAAAGGCCATAGTTTAGGTTTCCGTTCCTCTGTCCACCCCAAAACTCCCCCAAAGGGTAgagaaaatactttaaatgtgttaatattAGGATTCGACTCCACTTCCCATAATGGTTTTGTCCGACGGATGCCGAAGAGTTATAAGGTTTTAAAAGATGAGTTCAAAGCGACTATATTGAAGGG TTATAATATAGTAGGAGATGGTACACCTGCAGCTTTGTTCCCAATATTAACTGGTAAAACGGAATTAGAATTACCCGATGTTAGAAAGAAGATGAACAACAATGGTAGTTTGGATAATATGCCTTTCATATTCTATAAGTTAAAAGAAGATGG gTATCGTACCGCATATTTCGAAGATATGCCATGGATAGGTACATTCCAGTATCGTTTCAAAGGTTTCAAACATCGACCAGCGGATCATTACTTGAGAGCGTTTTACCTCGAAGAATCCAGCGGTGGTAAAAAATGGTGGAATGTAGgctctaataataaatattgtgtagGAGACACGCCGCAGTATAAACTTATGCTTAATATTACTGATCAA ttCCTGAAGCTGGATGGCAAGAAATTCTGCTTCACTTTCATAGCTGACATCACACACGATGACTTCAACATGATATCTACAGCTGATGAACATCTGGTGGACTTCCTGCGAGGGTTCAGACAAGCTGGTCACATGGAGAACACGCTGCTCATGGTCATGGGAGACCACGGGCCTAG GTATGCCTACATAAGAGATACACTTCAAGGCAAATTAGAAGAACGTTTGCCTTTAATGGCTATAGTACTGCCGGAGTCATTGAAACGCGAGCGACCTTTCGTTGAAGATGTATTACGTGGTAATGCAGAGGTTCTGTCCACCCCACATGATATCTACGCGACTGTACTCGATGTGCTCCACATGAGGCAACACTGGAACACTTATAAAGTGACTGGAGCAGATCTAACTAGAGGATTGACTTTGTTGGAACCG ATACCAAGGAATAGGTCGTGCAGTGAGGCAGGCATAGAGCCTCACTGGTGTGCTTGCCTCGCATGGAGAAATGTCTCTGAGGAAGATCCTCTCTATCAGAGAACTGCTGAGGcattagttaattatattaactcTCTCACAGAGGAAGTTAG GGACAAGTGCGCGGTCCGCACTCTGACTTCTATATCTTGGGTGATGCGTCAACGCGGCAACAGTCGCATGCTATCATTCGTTGCGGCAAAAGACGCTGACGGTTATGTCGGTCAGTTTGGTGCGAAAGTCCGTGTTCCGAGAGAGAACTATCAAGTTAAA ATAATTGTGGGTCCAAGTAGAGGTGTGTATGAAGCTTCTATGATATACGTAACTTCGGAGGATAAATTCGAGATAAATTCACGTGATATATCTAGAACTAATGC ATATAATAATGAGCCGAGTTGTATTAGCGCGACACATCCACACCTCAATATGTACTGCTACTGCAATGACTGA